A genomic stretch from Methanothrix sp. includes:
- a CDS encoding TldD/PmbA family protein, producing MGADEAEVFGVQSRNLTLELRRRNVESISESVLRGLGLRAVIKGGVGFSSTSDLGRLDDVAEAAVSAARIFGPDRLWKGLPGKSQIFPVAGVFDRRIAEVQTETLLGISEELLRGCGAVDGVEPVSGGISCTHSLEILINSSGVDLSEEGTSVHLALETIARGSSGVATGSEFDNSRSFSVNARAVGEKAADLARRSLDGISIETNTYDVVLSPVAFAELLESTFIPSLSAENVQKGRSALAGMLGKSTADPRLQMIDDGALPAGMGSSAFDGEGVPSQRNVILEDGILGSYLYDTYTAGKEGRSSTGNSVRSGYSDMPRIGVRNLIISSKEPVDLLEGVREGVLVNSVIGAHTANPISGDFSVEARNAFRIRAGEIAEPVRSAMIAGNIFDLLKHMDVGREARAVGPIVTPGVRVRMRVVC from the coding sequence CTGGGGGCTGATGAGGCTGAGGTATTCGGGGTTCAGAGCAGGAACCTGACGCTCGAGCTCAGAAGGAGAAACGTCGAGAGCATCAGCGAGAGCGTTCTCAGGGGGCTGGGGCTCCGCGCTGTTATCAAGGGAGGCGTTGGTTTTTCAAGCACATCAGATCTGGGCAGGCTCGATGATGTCGCAGAGGCTGCTGTGAGCGCTGCCCGCATATTCGGGCCGGATCGACTCTGGAAGGGACTTCCAGGAAAATCGCAGATATTCCCTGTGGCTGGCGTGTTCGACCGCAGGATAGCAGAGGTCCAAACCGAGACCCTCCTGGGGATATCGGAGGAGCTCCTGAGAGGATGCGGTGCTGTTGATGGAGTGGAGCCAGTATCTGGCGGCATATCATGCACGCACAGCCTGGAGATCCTGATCAACTCCAGCGGTGTCGACCTCTCAGAGGAGGGCACATCGGTTCATCTCGCCCTTGAGACGATCGCCAGGGGGAGCTCAGGGGTTGCGACGGGAAGCGAGTTTGACAACTCGCGGAGCTTCAGCGTCAACGCGAGAGCTGTGGGAGAAAAGGCCGCGGATCTCGCAAGACGCTCTCTTGACGGCATATCCATAGAGACCAATACTTATGATGTTGTGCTCTCGCCAGTTGCATTCGCAGAGCTTCTCGAGAGCACTTTTATTCCATCGCTCTCCGCAGAGAACGTCCAGAAGGGAAGGTCTGCGCTCGCTGGCATGCTGGGCAAGAGCACAGCCGACCCGCGGCTCCAGATGATCGACGATGGAGCGCTTCCAGCGGGCATGGGGAGTTCTGCTTTCGACGGAGAGGGCGTCCCCTCACAGAGAAATGTGATCCTGGAGGACGGCATCCTTGGGAGCTACCTCTATGATACCTACACAGCCGGAAAGGAGGGAAGATCAAGCACCGGAAACTCTGTCAGATCCGGCTACTCGGATATGCCCAGGATCGGCGTCCGCAATCTTATCATCTCCTCAAAAGAGCCTGTGGATCTTCTGGAGGGTGTGCGCGAAGGTGTACTGGTCAACAGCGTGATAGGGGCGCACACCGCAAACCCCATATCCGGAGACTTCTCAGTTGAGGCAAGAAATGCATTTCGCATCCGCGCCGGCGAGATCGCAGAGCCTGTGCGCTCGGCCATGATCGCCGGGAACATATTCGATCTCCTGAAGCATATGGATGTCGGGAGAGAGGCGAGAGCGGTCGGGCCGATCGTGACTCCAGGCGTCAGGGTGCGGATGAGAGTGGTGTGCTGA
- a CDS encoding ribose-phosphate diphosphokinase, with amino-acid sequence MIIGGPSSQLLAGRVAAILGERVALCEYRTFPDGEAYTQLQSEIDDDVVVIQSTPSDRDIVYLLQLLDIVRGRNVTLVIPYFGYARQDKIFKPGEPLTARAIASALNPFLNGGSRVFTVNIHAQSVLTHFKCRAESLDATPLLAEEIRRLDLRDPVVISPDRGAIAMASRASEILGCEFDHLEKTRYSGTEVSIAPKEIDVRGRDVIIMDDMIATGGTMATAISMLRRQGAQSVHLAAVHPVLTGNALLKLYHAGVDRVIATDTLDRGVSTVSVAPLIAGSK; translated from the coding sequence ATGATCATAGGAGGTCCATCGTCGCAGCTGCTCGCTGGAAGGGTCGCCGCGATCCTCGGGGAGAGGGTGGCGCTCTGCGAGTACAGGACGTTCCCGGATGGGGAGGCATACACGCAGCTCCAGTCCGAGATCGATGATGATGTTGTTGTGATACAGAGCACCCCATCTGACAGGGATATTGTTTATCTTCTGCAGCTCCTTGACATAGTCCGTGGAAGGAACGTGACACTTGTCATACCCTACTTCGGATATGCCAGGCAGGACAAGATATTCAAGCCAGGAGAGCCGCTCACCGCGAGGGCGATAGCGAGCGCCCTGAACCCGTTCCTGAATGGCGGCTCCAGGGTCTTCACGGTGAACATCCACGCGCAATCAGTGCTCACACACTTCAAATGCAGAGCGGAGAGCCTAGATGCGACTCCTCTTCTCGCGGAGGAGATCCGCAGGCTGGATCTGAGGGATCCGGTTGTGATATCTCCAGACAGGGGCGCGATAGCGATGGCATCAAGGGCATCTGAGATCCTGGGATGTGAGTTCGATCACCTGGAGAAGACCAGATACAGCGGAACAGAGGTCTCAATCGCGCCAAAGGAGATCGATGTCAGAGGCAGGGATGTCATAATCATGGATGATATGATTGCAACAGGTGGCACGATGGCCACTGCGATATCGATGCTTCGGAGGCAGGGCGCCCAGAGCGTTCATCTGGCAGCTGTCCACCCTGTGCTCACAGGAAACGCTCTCCTAAAGCTGTATCACGCCGGTGTCGACAGGGTCATAGCAACAGACACGCTTGACCGAGGGGTGAGCACCGTCTCCGTAGCGCCGCTGATAGCCGGATCAAAATAA
- a CDS encoding malic enzyme-like NAD(P)-binding protein: protein MSIQDDALRYHRMGKIAICSRVALRNANDLSLAYTPGVAEPSLAISRNPDDVYLYTSKGNMVAVVTDGTAVLGLGDIGPLAAIPVMEGKALLFKRLAGIDAFPIALSTTDPSEIVETVVRISPVFGGINLEDISAPRCFEIEEALKKRLDIPVFHDDQHGTAVVAVAALINALKLVGKSFEEISVAVSGAGAAGVAVTKILLDFGVRDIRVCDRRGIIHRDRGDLSPIKRMLAGLTNPKGMKGSLRDAMRGADVFIGLSVGGIVSRDMVEGMAGDPIVFAMANPVPEIMPEEARMAGARIVATGRSDYPNQVNNALGFPGIFRGALDVRASDINESMKIAAAEAIASLVDQIRDDCIIPSPLDRRVVPAVAEAVAAAAIASGVARRPLDPSEVREHAIELVSEEWSAKEREFR, encoded by the coding sequence ATGTCGATTCAGGATGATGCTCTCAGGTACCACAGGATGGGCAAGATAGCCATCTGCAGCAGAGTCGCTTTAAGGAATGCAAACGACCTCAGCCTGGCCTACACACCCGGTGTGGCAGAGCCATCCCTCGCGATAAGCAGGAACCCGGATGATGTGTACCTCTACACATCGAAGGGGAACATGGTGGCTGTAGTCACAGACGGCACCGCGGTTCTGGGCCTCGGTGACATAGGTCCACTAGCAGCGATACCCGTCATGGAGGGCAAGGCGCTCCTCTTCAAGAGGCTTGCAGGGATAGATGCATTTCCGATAGCTCTGAGCACGACAGATCCATCAGAGATCGTGGAGACCGTTGTCAGGATCTCGCCGGTCTTCGGCGGCATAAACCTGGAGGATATCAGCGCGCCGAGGTGCTTTGAGATAGAGGAGGCACTCAAGAAGAGGCTGGACATCCCTGTATTTCATGACGACCAGCACGGGACCGCGGTTGTTGCGGTCGCTGCTCTGATCAACGCGCTGAAGCTCGTCGGCAAGAGCTTTGAGGAGATATCGGTCGCTGTATCGGGCGCCGGTGCCGCAGGGGTCGCTGTGACAAAGATTCTCCTGGATTTCGGTGTGAGGGATATAAGGGTATGCGACAGGAGAGGCATAATCCACAGGGATCGTGGGGATCTAAGCCCAATCAAGAGAATGCTGGCCGGGCTCACGAACCCTAAGGGGATGAAAGGCTCCCTGAGAGATGCGATGAGAGGCGCAGATGTCTTCATAGGGCTCTCTGTTGGAGGAATAGTCAGCAGGGATATGGTCGAGGGAATGGCCGGTGATCCAATAGTTTTTGCGATGGCAAATCCCGTGCCCGAGATAATGCCAGAGGAGGCGAGGATGGCGGGCGCAAGGATCGTTGCCACCGGAAGGTCCGACTATCCCAACCAGGTGAACAATGCTCTTGGCTTCCCGGGCATATTCCGTGGCGCGCTAGATGTCAGGGCCAGCGATATAAACGAGAGCATGAAGATAGCAGCTGCTGAGGCGATAGCATCTCTGGTTGATCAGATAAGGGATGACTGCATAATCCCATCCCCCCTGGACAGGAGGGTTGTTCCTGCGGTGGCAGAGGCAGTGGCTGCGGCCGCAATTGCCAGCGGCGTGGCGCGCAGGCCTCTCGATCCCTCCGAGGTGAGAGAGCATGCGATAGAGCTTGTATCTGAGGAGTGGAGCGCTAAGGAGAGAGAATTCAGATAG
- a CDS encoding RNA-protein complex protein Nop10, whose amino-acid sequence MARSKILRCERCRIYTLKETCPRCGSRTSGTKPARFSPEDRYGRYRRALFSESGREEGRS is encoded by the coding sequence TTGGCAAGATCCAAGATACTGAGATGTGAGCGGTGCAGGATCTACACTCTCAAGGAAACCTGCCCAAGATGTGGATCCCGCACAAGCGGCACGAAGCCGGCCAGGTTCTCCCCTGAGGACCGGTATGGCAGGTACCGGCGTGCTCTGTTCTCTGAAAGCGGGCGGGAAGAGGGAAGATCATGA
- a CDS encoding proteasome assembly chaperone family protein, which produces MKKTLVRRLKEVSLESPILVEGLPGVGHVGKLVAEHLIEELKAEKIIEIYSPHFPPQVLVQADGTVRQVRNEIYAYRGKDGEPDLLILVGDYQSATNEGHYELTGIFLDIAEEFGVRRIYTLGGYGTGQFVEPQVIGATNRSELVEEMKGLGVVFHENEPGGGIIGVSGLLVGLGGLRGIDAICLMGTTSGYLVDPKSAHAVLKVLCRALGIEVRTQALEERAGEMERIVSKLQEMERAQVPYESGGEEDLRYIG; this is translated from the coding sequence ATGAAAAAGACGCTTGTTCGAAGGCTCAAGGAGGTATCTCTCGAGAGCCCCATTCTGGTTGAGGGCCTGCCCGGGGTTGGGCATGTTGGAAAACTCGTCGCTGAGCATCTCATAGAAGAGCTCAAAGCAGAGAAGATCATCGAGATATACTCTCCGCACTTCCCTCCGCAGGTACTGGTACAGGCAGATGGCACTGTCAGGCAGGTAAGGAACGAGATCTACGCATACAGGGGAAAGGATGGAGAGCCGGATCTGCTGATCCTGGTGGGCGATTACCAGAGCGCCACGAACGAAGGGCATTACGAGCTCACAGGCATATTTCTTGACATAGCAGAGGAGTTCGGGGTCCGGCGGATTTACACCCTTGGAGGCTACGGAACAGGCCAGTTCGTGGAGCCGCAGGTGATCGGCGCAACGAACAGGTCAGAACTCGTTGAGGAGATGAAGGGGCTGGGGGTGGTCTTCCACGAGAACGAGCCTGGAGGGGGGATCATCGGGGTCAGCGGCCTTCTGGTGGGTCTTGGCGGCCTGAGGGGCATCGATGCCATCTGCCTCATGGGCACGACAAGCGGGTATCTGGTTGATCCAAAGTCTGCGCATGCTGTTCTTAAGGTCCTCTGCAGGGCGCTCGGGATCGAGGTCAGGACTCAGGCTCTCGAGGAGAGAGCGGGCGAGATGGAGCGGATAGTGAGCAAGCTCCAGGAGATGGAGAGGGCACAGGTACCTTACGAGAGCGGGGGCGAGGAGGATCTCAGGTACATCGGATGA
- a CDS encoding nucleoside recognition protein, whose amino-acid sequence MLDLLFRALDTAIPVLLTVFLGLFLAGMLMELGILDRLSVLSRPLVSMANLPSISASSFLVSLGSAVAANSMIAEFKMRGALDDRETVLCAMMNSIPVYIREILTYQIPVIVPLLGPVVGLFYAGVFITTAIVKILIVIVLGRLLLRERNGAEITWQPPRRNRNPLDATMKILRTQMKPFARISITYMAMTLLVLSLNDHGFFDRLSVLPIAQTFGISPEAIVPLTTYVASPLIGISLLSPMIQSGSLTEVQAATVLMLGSMFMLPIFAMKSMVPNYTAIFGPRVGLTIVTISTGLSVMVRAIFLLALLSIG is encoded by the coding sequence ATGCTCGACCTGCTGTTCAGAGCCCTGGACACCGCGATACCCGTGCTGTTGACAGTATTCCTCGGACTGTTTCTAGCGGGCATGCTAATGGAGCTCGGCATTCTCGATCGCCTCTCAGTCCTCTCAAGACCACTCGTTTCCATGGCGAACCTGCCATCGATATCTGCATCCTCATTCCTGGTCTCCCTCGGCTCAGCGGTCGCAGCTAACTCGATGATCGCGGAGTTCAAGATGCGTGGCGCTCTCGACGACCGCGAGACCGTGCTCTGCGCCATGATGAACAGCATACCGGTGTACATCAGGGAGATACTCACATACCAGATACCGGTGATTGTTCCACTTCTTGGACCGGTGGTTGGTCTCTTCTACGCAGGCGTGTTCATAACCACGGCCATCGTCAAGATCCTCATAGTGATAGTGCTCGGCAGGCTGCTGCTCAGAGAAAGGAATGGTGCGGAGATCACCTGGCAGCCACCCAGAAGAAACAGAAACCCGCTTGATGCCACAATGAAGATACTTCGCACGCAGATGAAACCATTCGCCAGGATATCCATCACATACATGGCGATGACGCTGCTGGTGCTCTCCCTGAACGATCACGGCTTCTTCGACAGACTGAGCGTGCTTCCGATCGCCCAGACCTTCGGCATCTCCCCTGAGGCGATAGTGCCCCTGACAACATACGTCGCGAGCCCGCTCATCGGGATATCCCTGCTCAGCCCGATGATCCAGAGCGGCTCCCTGACTGAGGTCCAGGCAGCGACCGTGCTCATGCTGGGCAGCATGTTCATGCTCCCGATCTTCGCCATGAAGAGCATGGTGCCGAACTACACCGCCATATTCGGCCCGCGAGTCGGTCTCACGATCGTCACGATATCCACAGGCCTGAGCGTCATGGTGCGCGCCATATTCCTGCTGGCGCTTCTGAGCATTGGATGA
- a CDS encoding cation diffusion facilitator family transporter, protein MKSRAEVKGRAARLSVVACSFLVALKLAVGLMIGSVSIISEAAHSAVDLIAAIMAFLSVRIAGRPADDDHPFGHGKIENISGTLEALLILLAAYWILSEAWSKILNPTEIETVWLGAGVMLISAIVNTLVSRRLFSVGRETESVALQADAWHLRTDVYTSLGVMLGLAAIWIGDRMSMDLRILDPLAAIFVSLLILKAALHLTVDSARDLLDSSLPDDEKALIKEKIVSMKPDVRGFHAFRTRRSGSYRFAEFHILVDSDMTVEESHQLTDILKEAIREHYPCSFVTIHVEPCRLCCDPGCVEGCILSEEERRTIEGHAGSMRAASTD, encoded by the coding sequence ATGAAAAGCAGAGCAGAGGTGAAGGGAAGGGCGGCCAGGCTCTCCGTTGTCGCCTGCTCATTTCTTGTTGCCCTCAAGCTGGCTGTCGGGCTGATGATCGGCTCTGTCTCGATCATATCAGAGGCCGCGCATTCCGCAGTCGACCTCATCGCAGCCATCATGGCGTTTCTCTCCGTCCGGATCGCAGGCAGGCCTGCAGACGATGACCATCCCTTCGGCCACGGGAAGATCGAGAACATCTCTGGCACTCTGGAGGCGCTGCTGATCCTCCTCGCTGCCTACTGGATACTCTCTGAAGCATGGTCTAAGATACTGAACCCCACGGAGATCGAGACGGTATGGCTCGGCGCTGGGGTCATGCTCATCTCTGCGATTGTGAACACACTCGTCTCCCGGAGACTCTTCTCCGTCGGACGCGAGACGGAGTCGGTTGCCCTCCAGGCGGACGCGTGGCATCTCCGTACCGATGTTTACACATCCCTGGGCGTGATGCTGGGGCTTGCAGCGATCTGGATCGGCGACAGAATGTCAATGGACCTGAGAATTCTGGATCCGCTTGCCGCAATCTTCGTATCCCTTCTGATCCTGAAGGCTGCCCTCCATCTCACAGTCGACTCTGCGCGCGATCTCCTCGATTCAAGCCTGCCTGATGACGAGAAGGCCCTCATAAAGGAGAAGATAGTCTCCATGAAGCCGGATGTCCGAGGATTTCACGCCTTCAGAACCAGGCGCTCCGGCTCGTACAGGTTTGCTGAGTTTCACATCCTGGTGGACTCGGATATGACAGTTGAGGAATCGCATCAGCTCACAGATATACTTAAAGAGGCCATACGTGAGCACTACCCGTGCTCGTTTGTCACGATACATGTGGAGCCCTGCAGGCTCTGCTGCGATCCCGGATGTGTTGAGGGATGCATCCTGAGCGAGGAGGAGAGGAGAACAATCGAAGGACATGCAGGCAGCATGAGAGCGGCCAGCACTGACTGA